The genomic interval GGAAGACCAGGCACCACAGACCCTCTGGTGtctccttttcctctttgacacagaccctttcctgtaaaaaggaagaggaagacTCACTGACGCCCCACCTAAAAGAGGAAGAGgcggaacacagcatcagtcatgAGGGAGATCATCTAGAAGGACtggtggagttcccagtgactggtgtccctgtgaagagtgaagatgatgaggtcaaaggtgaaagtgaggagaagagagaggcggagcctccaagcagcagctcaacacaacacatgacaacagaagctgatggagaccactgtggaggatcacaagcagacaagctcttagctccactatcagatagtgaggacacaacgtcacactctcctgacactgatgatgaagactctaaagatgataagacatgtcacactgacaacactcacttgatatgttctcactgtgacaaaacctttaaataccattgtcatctgaaaagacacatgagtacacacactgaagaaaaacaattttcctgttcaacctgtggtaaaagttttgaaaAAAGTTGCaagttgaaagtacacatgagaacacacactggtgaaaaaccttttatctgttcaatctgcagtaaaggttttgtagaaagtcacaatttgaaagtacacatgagaacacacaccagtgaaaaaacattttcttgttcaatctgtggtaaaggttttgctctAAGTACatatttgaaagtgcacatgagaacacacactggtgaaaaacctttctcctgttcaatctgtggtaaaggttttgtagaaagtcacaatttaaaagtacacatgagaatacacactggtgaaaagcctttttcttgttcaatctgtggtaaaggttttgcacaaagGTCTGGTTTGAAAATACACAGAACaatacacacaggagaaaaatcatttatttgttcaatctgtagtaaaggttttgttcTAAGTAACTATTTGAAagcgcacatgagaacacacactggtgaaaaacctttttcctgttcaatctgtggtaaaggttttgtagaaagttgcagattgaaagtacacatgagaatacacactggtgaaaaaccttttatctgttcaatctgcagtaaaggttttgtagaaagtttcaaattgaaagaacacatgacaacacacactggtgaaaaacatgtttcttgttcaatctgtggtaaaggttttgctctaagtaaatatttgaaagtgcacatgagaacacacactggtgaaaaacctttctcctgttcaatctgtggtaaagg from Entelurus aequoreus isolate RoL-2023_Sb linkage group LG14, RoL_Eaeq_v1.1, whole genome shotgun sequence carries:
- the LOC133664592 gene encoding zinc finger protein ZFP2-like isoform X4, with amino-acid sequence MCERTIAKYEEELCPTKEEKERQHQLMDAQVVLHRTDVQQPPHIKEEEENPQPPHIKEEEEDPQPPHIKEEEEDPQPPHIKEEEEEVWITQEGECLLGQEEDDVTKFPLTVVSVKTEEHEDKPPESSQLHHSPNVCEEQLLPEKQECSFRMVKEDPSKRKTRHHRPSGVSFSSLTQTLSCKKEEEDSLTPHLKEEEAEHSISHEGDHLEGLVEFPVTGVPVKSEDDEVKGESEEKREAEPPSSSSTQHMTTEADGDHCGGSQADKLLAPLSDSEDTTSHSPDTDDEDSKDDKTCHTDNTHLICSHCDKTFKYHCHLKRHMSTHTEEKQFSCSTCGKSFEKSCKLKVHMRTHTGEKPFICSICSKGFVESHNLKVHMRTHTSEKTFSCSICGKGFALSTYLKVHMRTHTGEKPFSCSICGKGFVESHNLKVHMRIHTGEKPFSCSICGKGFAQRSGLKIHRTIHTGEKSFICSICSKGFVLSNYLKAHMRTHTGEKPFSCSICGKGFVESCRLKVHMRIHTGEKPFICSICSKGFVESFKLKEHMTTHTGEKHVSCSICGKGFALSKYLKVHMRTHTGEKPFSCSICGKGFVESHNLKVHMSTHTGEKPFICSICSKGFVESWKLKEHMTTHTSEKPFSCSICSKGFALSKYLKVHMRTHTGEKPFSC